The stretch of DNA catcagagcggggtatttctcatttcggatttacacccgagagaaatggctcttcaagagggcttttcggtctttcgtccaccgttgtttaacggattggactacacttattggaaaactcgaatgagagttttcttgatttctacgaatttagacttatggagtatcattgaaaacggttttcaacttccctccaaaccgatgaacgaatggtcagatttggagaagaagaatttttctttaaacgcaaaggctatgaatgccttattttgcgcattggacaaaaatgagttcaatcggatttctacgtgtgaaacggcttttgacatttggcgaattcttgaaatcacgcacgagggaactagtagagtcaaacactcgaaagttaactttttattgcatgattttgagttttttcaaatgcaaccaagtgagactataggcgacatgtacacccatttcacggatgtcgtcaatagtttaagagctcttggaaaatgtttttcggattttgaactcgtaaacaagattttgcgttctctttctaaaaagtgggattcaaaagtaactgcaatacaagaagctaaaaatctaaacaacttaccacttgaagaactaattggttcattgatgacatatgaaatggtgcacaatgcacatgatgaacatgttgaacacaatcaccttccaaagaacaggaaggatttggaactctggacaaatgaatgccacttgagcgatgactcaagtgatgaggacaatgatgaacaaaccaaccttccaaagaacaggaaggatttgggacatagaacatttgaagaccactcgagcgtaagctcaagtgatggtgaacttaaactacaaatgaaacgaaaattaaaaagcaaaaagaatggaaatacttgctttaaacgcaagaagaagagcaaaaattgggatgaatcgagctcctctgaagacgagaaagtcaacaaaagcgaggcggcaaactacgccttaccagcctacgacattgaggtaattaaaatgcctttggtttattttaaaattacttgatgctttcatgatatattttcttttttagtttagaattaattttcttgaaaattacatgtttaaaaataaaaatataaaaattatgatcatgctgataatttcaaaaatgataatattgcatgataaacaaataaaatgattttgatcatggttaagaagtaataatgtgtatcatgtttgattaacattgttgaatgaaatcacgtttgatttaaagtaatgcataaagatgtaatattaaatggttattaacaattttatgcatgagattttaagttatccatgatcatgagcttgtttgatcttcttgatttaatttcaagatctatagcaaaaatcatgtctgaatatatgaaaatgttaatttcattttcggattcacttaacaattgatatcctaacaatcagattttctcatacacttataaaaaatatttttctaaaatagatttgatgaaatgattcctgcttataaattccatcttgaaatatgaatgatagtgtttttgcttgcaaagatttgtttcacattcatatctcctatgattcatgtgcagaaaaagaatttataaatcataatacaatgagatttcttatgcaaaaataaagtgcttttgtgattctttgctaaagagaataatcataatcatgatcttgataattataacatgaagctctttataaatcaagatcgttcattatgctccctacatttatcaaaaagggtttcttcaaatgaaatgcaattcaatgaagtgtcatattgatatcttgaaacttggaatattttaaaatgtgatatttgataagaatgtttcaagttgctctttgtactatatcttttcaaatgaatcatgagccttgatatcatatatctcataatacaagatttctttgccttaagcttatcttaatttggcatataaagactaaggcatgcttagatgaaaaagaatctcttaaaaaaaatgcttttcccatttgatcgagattaatgatttcatgatattttatgaatctcgaaattaattttaatgacttgattatgaacttcaagttaatgatttaatttgaataagttttatctaaatcataatcttgatcttgcaaaattgaagtcacaaataatatcttgtggtagtcatgaattgatactcacaatatgaaaacattgatattcatgacttaaattggattaaaacattgtatgcttaaattaatcattctcctatgtttcaaaaattccttgaatgccttatgtgatgattgaaaactaacttgctttatgatgaatcacgaatcatgacttgatctatgatgtaaatgccttgaaatgattgaaatatttaacacttttatgctcttccccctactttcttcttgttttcaatgataaaatggggagaagttttgatcatgcatggtaggatataatttgacaaaattgataccatcatgatatgaaacattaatgtaattatgaatggtgatatgatatcatgcatgtaatacttcaacttatgataatgatgcatgctatgataaaatattcatgatgaaaaattgtcttgacattcataacttgattattcatcatttgtcatgattttgaaatcgttctaaaaggaaaagagaactacaaaactgtattctctctttcttttttacaatgacaaagggggagatagctagcttgtacaagttaagaagatgcaaaaacttgattgctagcttgcctatctcaagaggcaaaaatactaacttgcgcatctagcaaagtgagcaaaattttcaagaagcaagagttgccttcttgaacatctctaatttgctagcttgcatgatgtagaacttgctatcgtgaacattaccaaaagtgctatcttatatgctataaaacttgcatatctaaaacttgatagcatgaatgttctaagcatgatgtaacacttgctaaatcttctagctccaagattgcatgatgataaaacttgatactatgtttttcatgcaatgagttgaatcaatatcacaaacgattgatattgatacttctcctttttgttgatgacaaagggggagaagtatgtgttgatgaaagtatgttgatgacatgacatgtgatgcataagtttatgcatatgttcatgttgacgtgttgcaagtattcatgatgaatattgcaatgacttgaattcagtttgaattcaaggttctatcaatatggcatattgatagggggagtttgtttaaactccgggagttaagtttaactccgtcatcaagtggttgtcatcatcaaaaagggggagattgttgaatctcgtattttgatgatgaaactacttgatatatgtttatgatttaatctgcgtttggagtgacgcaggatgcttcgatcaggatgagacaattaaagcaggaacatcatgttgtgccggaggaacatgtcagaagattggacgtcgggccggtggatcggtcgacgtatcgacagaaggcttcgggtcgtggactcgggcatcgggccaagaagagcgggtattgtgccaaggatatcggagttgcggagtcaactggccgattgggcaatatgctgcaggagaggacgatgcgccgaagaatcggacgaagcgtcgagggaccaatgacatgccggacaacttggttaaattgcttaggattaattgtctcgatcgaagttttggtgtgcaggattaactacgatgagagtaagacaagcagcaggtgttgcgccagagtcaagatcatgatcacgttgggagttcgagagttcgacggaagttcggacggtcgtcggaggttcagcgagaacagatccgagaagtccagaagcttgccaagcgaagctcgtcggaactcaccaagtggatcgtcgcaaagtccaggagtatgccggatgtccgcagaaggatcaccgagggtttatcggatgatcgacggaagttcgccggaaactcgccggaagaagcgattgacgtaccgaagcaaagctgcagaaattgtcttagatttaatcgtagttagcatgttgattaagttaggaatgggaggtgatcccattagcttaatcctagggcaattgggcccctgaagaactcaaattgggtcgaatggttcaacccattcggacccaaggtgctgtgggcggtgcaaccgccccagccaagaggtgcaaccgcccagggctcagtctccaagcgagactgggcggtgcaacctcctctgtcaagaggtagcaccgccagagctcaagtttcgagctctgccaagaggtgcaaccaccgagctcggtcctcgagctttggcagagaggagcaacctctctggacaggagatgcaaccaccgagctcagacttcgagctctgccaggcggtgcaaccaccgagctcagtcttcgagctctgccaggcggtgcaaccatcgagctcagtcttcgagctctggcagagaggtacaatcgcctgagctcagtcttcgagctctgccaggcggtgccacctctccagtcaagaggtgcaaccgcctgatcccgaaattccgggatttgatcattttgagctccaaatttgaattgggttggggcctataaataccccacccattcaacactgaaaagatacagatccacaccgaattcttgatcttttcagtgattctaagagctcaaatttgtgtaaagtcctaaagttctcctccttctgttcttcaagtcttgagttgtaaagagaggagagaaaggatctgtaagggttgtctcctgagcctgtcaaaaggagagaaactgtaaaagggcagttagccttcgcccattgaaggaaggcagctagttgacgtcggtgacctcgtcggaggaggaagccaaaagtggagtaggtcaagactgaccgaaccactctaaatctctggtttgcttttaccttgagcactttatcattactgcaaacctcctaacagctactgccctctgcgcctttacgaacgagtttctaagctctgatctttcagaatctgcattcaaacgtaaatcgtgttttcgtacgatcttcacactgcagtttacgcttacattcggattccatttataactgcaaattgctttctacgtaaaacgcttttcaaggttcaaaactgcgtttagacgcaaaactgcgtttagacgtaaaactacgtttagacgtaaaactgcgtttggacgtaaaactgagtttagacgcaaactgcgcttagacgcaaactgtgtttagacgcaaactgcgcttagacgcaaactgcactgtgattctgcttttatatcgaaatcgttttttatcggacgaacgcagctttcgtttttaaaatcgctgtaagatttccgctgcactaattcacccccccccccctcttagtgctctcgatcctaacaacctctTCGTCTGGAACTCCGGGGTATTTTGTAGACgaatttgatgttacctgatgtggcagcTTGCAGGGCGCAGGGGTTGCGTGACAAACCTGGCTATCGCAGGGCATGGGCACGCCTCGGTCGACGTGCTCCTTTGCCTTGGTCGGGCACCTGGAGTCAAACGCTGCAGTTCGTTGGCTGAGGGCTGGTGACGTTGGCGCACATCAAGTCAGCACTAGTGCCAGGTTCCTCGGCTGACGCCTTCTCCTGTCTTGACCGGTCGTGGGGGTCAGACGATGAGGTCGTTTGGGTACGGTCAGCGAGGGTGCACATAATGGGGGTGTTAATGTTCGTCCCTTGGGGAACTGTGTCGCCCATGGATGGCTGATGTCATGATGTGTTATGTCAAATCCGGCGTGTCACGTCAGatctgtttttacccctatcagatactattaaaattttcttaattttgataattaattatcataaattttttaaaataaaagatgATGCTAATCAATTTAAAATCATGTCATGTTGTAGTGATTCTATTTCTATTAAATTTTGATTTGGTTTAGTGGAAGTTACTCAGGTAATACTCGAAAATTGAACTAAGTTATACTTAATTAAAGtatcaatttaaaaaattaaaaaattaaataatttattattataatatcttttaaatataaaaaatattaattatcttaTGCTAATGATCTTATAAATATTTTAGTTGATTTAGTGAAAATTGAATAAGTTACACCTGAGATCCAGAacgtattaaaaaaaattaatttaataagtaattatcataaaatcttataaaaaaaaataataatactaatcatcttatatttatgatcaaataatttggtaaaagtTTGACTTAACTTAGTGAAAATTGATCAAGTTACACTTGATCATATaatatattcaaaaaaaaaattccttttgataattaattatcataaaatttttaaaaaataaaaaataatattaatcattttaGAATCATATACTAGTAGTTTTATTTAAGTTTGAGTTAGCATGGTTGAAGTTGATAGAGTTATACTTGATCACAGTATCAATTTAAAAAgtcaaaatttaataattaattatcataaattgttaaaaaaataaaaatgatattaatCATCTAAGAACTCTATGAATGTTTAGGTCGATTTAGTGAAAGTTGACCCGATTACACACGATCActcaaataattataaaattaaactaATATACTTAAGTTACACTCGATCAAAactaatcaaaaaaatttctaaCTTTAATTAGGTATGgttgattattttttataaaaaaaatattttaagagcTCTTAGGATTTTCTTCCTCTGGTAAATGTATAGTTGACTTGTGAACTAACTCAATATATTTCAATAATAGTAGACACATGTCATACATGCTAACTTAGTTGATCTCCCATGTTTGATGTAGGACTAAATCCAGGGAGTCACAAACACAAATGCAGATCAAGTGTAGAGAAGGTGAAACCATGAAATCAGAGGTGATTGATCTCAAAACAAAGCTAGAAGGACATGCCATGAGCAAGATGAGAGAGACCCTTTCTTTACCTATCCTTCTATATGTTTTCATATGATTCCCAAGATCAAACCATCAAATGTGTACACTCATGGATGAGATTGGAGTCAGAAAAAGGCTCTGAAGTATCAGCTTGACATAACATTGGTTCCATGGAAGCCATTCCCAAGGATGGATTTCAGCAAAGACAGACTTTAATGTGTTGAAGACATCTGTGATCAGATTTGCTTACAGTTGATTGCTGCAACAAGTACTCTTTCAGATCAATGCAATGCATAGATTCCTCAGTTTCAGAGGTTTAGGCTTTTCTGCTGGTTAGCAATGATCATATACTGTTCTTTTGTGACAGATCCATGGAAATGGTTAAGCTCAATActgttctttgtttttttttgggtTTCTGGAGGATTTTATTAGTCTTTTGAGTTTGACATAATTCTCTCTTTCCCAATTGTTAATAGCAATCTGATTACTGAATGAATATATTTGGCTTTATAAATGAAGAAAAGGTGTGATTGTCACTCTCTTTTGAGCAAGAAAGATCAAGTTTCACCTGCGCTTAATCTGAGTTGGTGCTTAGGCAGAAGAATGGCTTCGATGGAGGATGAAGAAGATGAACAACCAAATTGTTGAATCTTTCATTCAACAGGATACATGTTTGACAACCTTGTTTGGTGAAAGATGTCTGATAACTGCATCGCTgcatcaaagaaagaaagaagaggaagagaaagcacAATGAAGGATAAATGATGCGCATCACATGCTACACCATTTGTCTTGAATCTCTATGGCTTTGTCTTCCTATTACTGCGCTGCCCCGTGGATTTCTTGATGGATTCGATCCTCTGAAGCCTAATCTGTTCTCTGAACTTGGCAATGAACTCCTCAGCCTTCTTGTCTACCTCATTCCGATTTATTCCTGCTTCTGGTGCAGAGTCGGGCACAGCCGTAGCTGAGGGCTCTGcagcttcttcttcatcatcgctGTCAGAACCATCATCCGATGAAACGAAAACCTTTTCCATGAATTCGTTCCTCTTCTCGATCGGATATTTTGGGACTGGTGGAGGCCGCCGAGTTGTTGCGTTATCCATGTCTCTTGATGTTCGAATTGATCTCCCCATGGGAGGACCCTCGAAGGAGTGATCAACGACTGCAGCGCCATTGTTTCTCTGCCACCCCTCGCTCCCTCTCCTGCTCAAATCCTTCAGCTCATCTTTGAAGCTTCGTGCTGTGATCTTTCTCTCGGACGTGGATGTGGATCCATGACCAACATATGCGAACggaggtggcggtggcggtgcggGGGGCGGAGCTGGCTTGTAgttgctcttcttcttcaccATGTCCTCGCCGCTCTTGACCCTGGTCTCCGGTGAAAGAGATGAAAAAGGCGAATGCCTCTTGGGAGAAGGCGAAGGCCTGGTGGGGGATCCGCGAGAAGCCGGCAAACGGAAGGATGAAGTCCTTGAAAGACCCTTGTCGACCTCGAAGGCAGGAGTGGCTGGTCCAGCGTCGTCCTTCAGCTCCATCCTTGCCGAACGTGATCTCCATGGAATTGGAGAAGGACGGACGACTGATTCCTCGGATCCATTTCTTGACTCCACTCCATCGACTTCGTCTCTGGAACCAGAGAGCTGTCTCTGTGATTTCAGGCTCCGGACGGGCAACAACAGAGGCTTGTTAGCGGCGTGGCTGCCCCTCGTGCCTCCGTTAGCAACCACAACCACTGGCTCATTCCTATAGTACTGAGAACTCCATGTTTGGACCTTGCTCTCGTCGAGACCTCCGAGCG from Musa acuminata AAA Group cultivar baxijiao chromosome BXJ2-11, Cavendish_Baxijiao_AAA, whole genome shotgun sequence encodes:
- the LOC135626728 gene encoding uncharacterized protein LOC135626728, giving the protein MAEPSSLLHPTKLPTPRQRTPSPNAPQGSSKFLSSLLYKLAFFVVFLALLPLSPFQAPEFVGETISTGLWELLRLLLVGIAISYGLFGRRNADHDMEKEPPQKAGSSTQSFVSQILHVPSVFDDDEADSPLGGLDESKVQTWSSQYYRNEPVVVVANGGTRGSHAANKPLLLPVRSLKSQRQLSGSRDEVDGVESRNGSEESVVRPSPIPWRSRSARMELKDDAGPATPAFEVDKGLSRTSSFRLPASRGSPTRPSPSPKRHSPFSSLSPETRVKSGEDMVKKKSNYKPAPPPAPPPPPPFAYVGHGSTSTSERKITARSFKDELKDLSRRGSEGWQRNNGAAVVDHSFEGPPMGRSIRTSRDMDNATTRRPPPVPKYPIEKRNEFMEKVFVSSDDGSDSDDEEEAAEPSATAVPDSAPEAGINRNEVDKKAEEFIAKFREQIRLQRIESIKKSTGQRSNRKTKP